In Longimicrobium sp., the genomic window ACGTGCCCCCGCGGCGCCCGGAGGCCGGCGCTGGCCCGGGCGGCCGCGACCGGCGCCAGCGACACGCGGCCCCGTTCGAGCGCGCGGAGCGCCTGCAGCGTGTCGCCCGCCCGCAGATGCAGCATCACGAGCCGGTCGAACCGGCCGCGGGCCTGCTCCATCATGGCGGTTCGCAGCGCGGCGAGCGGTTCGTGATCCGAAGAGGTACGGATGATCGAGGTGAAGCTGTCCAGGTCCGCCGCGGCACCGGCCAGCTCCCCGGTTGCGGCGCGTACCTCCACCCGCTGGATCAGCGCCCGCAGCAGCCACCGCACGTTCTGCTGCGCGGCAAAGTACTCGACCGCCGAATCCAGCCCGGCCCGCAGCCGGGGGGTGGCTTGCCCCCGCTGCACCATGGCGCGGGACATCCGCAACGCGGCCCCGGCCCGCCCGGCGGCCGCGTCCCCCGCGGGGATCTGCGCCAGGAGCGGGGCGGCCGCATCCACGTCGCGCCGCGCGCCGGAAATGTCTCCGGTGAGCGTCCGAACGTAGGCGCGCGCCAGGAGGGCTTCGAACCTGGCCAGCGGCTGCCTCGTCCGGATCGCGACGGAGATCTCCTCCGCCTGAATGGGCGCCGAAGCGTGCTGCATCCCATCCGCCGCCGCCCAGTCGGCGAGCACCATCAGCTGGTTTCGCAGCCACCCCGAGGCACGGTAGTGCCGCAGGCCGCGCATGGCCCGGTGCATGGATGAGTACGCCAGCGCCGTATCCCCGCGCAGGTGGGCCGCCTCGCCGATCAGGTAGCAGAGCGTCGCTGCGTACTCCACCTCCCCCACCCGGTGGTAGAGCGAATACGCCGCCTGGTACGGGCCCTGTGTTTCCGCGTGGCGGCCCTCCTTCAGCAGGCTGGAGCCCAGCATCCACTGCGCGCGCGCCGCCAGGGCCGGGTGCCGCTCGGGGTCGATCCGCGCGATGATCTCCTGGAAGGTGGCGTTCGCGCGTTCGAACTCGTTTTCGTAGACCAGGGCTCGCGCCGCGAACATCTCGGCGGAGTACACCAGCGTCGGCGACGGGGGCCTGGCGCGCAGCACGGCTCGGAAGGTATCGACCGCGGCCTTCTCGTTTCCTGCGGCGATCAGCGCCTGCCCCGCGGCGTAGAGCCGGTGTCCCCGGGCAAGCGCCGCCGTCGCGGCCGCAGTCGATCCGGCCGCACGAACGGCGAGAACCGCGTCGGCGAGCGAGGCATCGCCCCCGTCCTTTTCGAGGGCCCGGCCCAGGCGCTCGGCGAGTTCCAGGTTCGCGGCCGCCGCGGCGGAATCGCCCTTTTCCACCGCCTGCCCCCACGCGCCCAGCACGTCGTCCCACCCCATCAGCCGCGCCTCCTGCGGATACCGCGCGGCGAACGAATCCACCCGCGCGAGGGAAGCACCCGGGTGGGGCCTGGGGATCTCCGACGGACGCGCCAGCACGCGCATCCGCTGCCGGGCCTCGCCTGCCCAGGGCGAGGCGGAATCGGCGGCCAGGTACGCGTTCCACGCGGCTTCCGCCTGCTCCTCGATTTCCATCGCGTCCAGCGCCAGCGCCGCGTTGAACATGGCGGCCGCGTTCCCCGGCTCGTGCGACAGCGCCTCGCGGGCATAGCTGAGCGCGGCGACCAGGTCACGGGGGTTCTGGGTGCGCTCGGCGCGAACCAGGTGCACGGCGGAAAGGTCCACCAGCACGGGCGTCTGCTCGCGGCTGAGCCGCAGCGCCTTCTCCAGCCGCGAAACGGAGCCGTTCAGCGAGGCCTCGGTCTCGTCCCACCAGATCACCCCGGCCACCGCGGACGCATGCAGCGAATCGGGATCGAAGCTCTCGCCGGCGGCGGCGAACACCGCCGGGTCTGCCCCCGGCTCCCCCGCCGTCTCGCACGCCTCGCGAGGAACCGTGCTGTCGGGGTGTGCGGGAAGCACTCTGCACGGCACGAATTCCGTCTCGATGGAAAGCCGCGGCGCGAACGCCCGCTCCGGCCGCGCCCGTGCCAGCTGCCCCATCCGCGTCGGCGAGGGAGCGGGGCGCAGGGTGCCGGCGACGGCCAATCCGCACGGCAGTGCCACCGCGAAAAGCAGAACGTAGGGTCGGCGCATGGAGGTACGGCGGTGGGGCGTAGCGCGGAACGGCGAGAGCCCGCGGAAGCAGGAGCCGCGGGCTCGGGACTGCAAACGGAATGGTCGCCCCGCGGGGCCGCAAGCACAAGCCCCGCGCGCCGCCGCGAAGTGCGTCCGCGCCCCGTCTCCGCTTGCGGAACCCGGAATTCGGGCGATCATACCCCGTGACAACCTGAATCGTGCGGTCGGAAGCTACGAGTTCGCGTTCCGCTCGCGCGGGGATGTAGAGAACGCGCCGCCGGCTCCGACTACTGTACGCAAGCGCCAACGAGGGCTGCTTTGCGCCGGGCCGATCGAGGGCCGAACCACCTGACGGGAGAACGAACCATGAAGTACATGATGATGATGAACGCGCCGCGCGGAACCGGTGACTACCAGGTCA contains:
- a CDS encoding CHAT domain-containing protein, with product MRRPYVLLFAVALPCGLAVAGTLRPAPSPTRMGQLARARPERAFAPRLSIETEFVPCRVLPAHPDSTVPREACETAGEPGADPAVFAAAGESFDPDSLHASAVAGVIWWDETEASLNGSVSRLEKALRLSREQTPVLVDLSAVHLVRAERTQNPRDLVAALSYAREALSHEPGNAAAMFNAALALDAMEIEEQAEAAWNAYLAADSASPWAGEARQRMRVLARPSEIPRPHPGASLARVDSFAARYPQEARLMGWDDVLGAWGQAVEKGDSAAAAANLELAERLGRALEKDGGDASLADAVLAVRAAGSTAAATAALARGHRLYAAGQALIAAGNEKAAVDTFRAVLRARPPSPTLVYSAEMFAARALVYENEFERANATFQEIIARIDPERHPALAARAQWMLGSSLLKEGRHAETQGPYQAAYSLYHRVGEVEYAATLCYLIGEAAHLRGDTALAYSSMHRAMRGLRHYRASGWLRNQLMVLADWAAADGMQHASAPIQAEEISVAIRTRQPLARFEALLARAYVRTLTGDISGARRDVDAAAPLLAQIPAGDAAAGRAGAALRMSRAMVQRGQATPRLRAGLDSAVEYFAAQQNVRWLLRALIQRVEVRAATGELAGAAADLDSFTSIIRTSSDHEPLAALRTAMMEQARGRFDRLVMLHLRAGDTLQALRALERGRVSLAPVAAARASAGLRAPRGHVALAYALIGDTLLAWVVHADSAQLHRSVVDRGDFLRTTEGVSAALEAGREGGADGGLRRLYDWLVRPLRDRLGEPGTPLVILADGEVAAVPFAALLDGTRYLVQDRAIRYAPTLADAARERPAHRPARALLIADPAFDAERYPALERLHGARAEAHDLRAFYPDHVLLAEAAATRAALSDHARSVGVIHYAGHAVFNDAQPGRSFLVLADSGATGQLTADSVTTLRLHGVRLVVLSACRTLPSRGGRSGGFAGLSGAMLAAGAGGVVGSLWQVDDQRTRPLMREFHQAYAGTGDGAAALRQAQLWMLRSPDSALRSPSAWAGFRYAGR